The nucleotide window GTTATGTCATGCCGCGCACCCCTTGCTCGAACCGACAGCTACTTCCTGGTAGTTACTTTGATGGTCTTGGGCTTGGCTTGTTCGGCCTTGGGAATGGTCAGCGTCAGCACTCCATTCTCAAAACAAGCCTCAGCCTTGTCCGACTGCAGATTCGCTGGCAACTGGACCGACCGCTGGAAAGTACCGTAGCGACGCTCCTGCCGCAGGTAGTTGGCCTTCTCGACCTTTTCCTCACTCTTGGTCTCGCCCTTGATGGTCAGGATGTCGTCGCTGAGAGTAATGTCCACCTCCTCGGGCTTGACGCCAGGCAGGCTGGTCTTGATGACCAGCGCCTCGTTCGTCTCGTAGACGTCGAGTGCCAGCGTATCGCCGTTCCACAGGGCGGGGAATCCGCGACGGGTCACGAAACTGTCCTCAAAGAGGCGATCCATCGCATCCCGCAGGGACACCATGTCGCTCACTGGTTGCCACTTGATCAGGCTTGCCATTGTGCACCTCCTTGCCGGTGATTGCATACTCATGTTATGCGCTTGCTGTTAGAACAGCATTTGAAGAGCGTTAGAGAAACGATAGACGCGCTATCGGCAAGGCCGTTCCCAAAGCGGCGGAACTGGAAGCGAGAGCGGTGTGTCTGGCTGCCGGCTACCAGCGGCGAATCATCGGCAGCAGCAAGAGCCAGCGGCGCTGCAGCGTCGGGGTAGCGGTCGGGGTGAGTGTTGCGGTAGGACTTGTACTAGGCACGGGCCCGCAGGTGGGTAGAGGGTGTTTCTCACCACGGCACATAGCATCTTTGTTTCTTCCGGGACGCAAGTCGCTAAGGCATTCGCCCACGGTGTTGCGGGTATCGTTGTAGGGAACGGGCACCGGTCGTCGGGGAGCCGCAAACGTCCTCTCTGGGCTCAGGTATGCGCAAACAACGCAGCACTGGGTGTGTCAATAGAGCAAGTGCGGCGAGATTGTGCTTCCCTCAGGTCATCCTGTCCCGATGCAGTTGTCATAGCAGGGCGACATGCTTGCCGAGTGCGGATTTCCTCTGTGGCGGGACGAGAGGTGCGCCGGTGCGCCTTCCGCTCACCTCTCGCCCGCTCCACAGGGAGGACGCTCTGGTCAAGCCGCAATCGTCATTGATTGCTGGACGTCCATGCCCAGCGGCCCCAACAACTCGGACCAGCGCAGGCCGACTCCCCAATGAGCCAGCCCTTACCAGCTGGCGCTGGCCCAGTTTGCGAGCCGTCAAGCGCGTCCCAGATTAATTCCAGTGTAGCATACTATTGTAACATTGGAGTAAATTTTCCGGCGAGAAAGGTAAATAATGTATGTGGAAACCGTTTGTTTTTGGCCATTTCAGCTATGCGCAGTTAGTTGAAATGCGCCCTGCTGCCCCGGGGCGCTCCGCCCGCCAACAAAAAGGACCCTCCCGCCCTGCAACTGCAGACGAGAGGGTCCATCGCTCTCACGACCGCCTAGTGGTAGTGCACCGTCAGCCTGGGACGCAGAGCCGCCTCGGCGTACTGGCCGCTGGCCAGGATCAGCGAGTTCGTGCTGCCGTCGCCGCGCAGCAGCACGCCATAGTTGGCCGTTGTTCCGTCCACCCAGGCCTGCACCAGGTCGGTCAGGTGGAAGGAATACCAGCGATTCGGGCCGCGCGTCATCAGGCTGTCGGTCGGTTCGCCGGCCCTGTCTCCGGGCGTGCCATTCCCGCCAGCCACTGCCCAGGGCACGCCGGCCAGAGCCAGATTCCAGCTCGCCTCGCCCTCGGCCCAGGGCGTTCGCACGGCGTAGGCGCTCAGGTTCAGATCGGCCCCGCTCCAGCCGGTAGCGTACAGGTCCAGCGTCGCCTCTTCGATCACCGCCCCCGCGGGAAT belongs to Chloroflexi bacterium ADurb.Bin180 and includes:
- the hspA_2 gene encoding Spore protein SP21; its protein translation is MASLIKWQPVSDMVSLRDAMDRLFEDSFVTRRGFPALWNGDTLALDVYETNEALVIKTSLPGVKPEEVDITLSDDILTIKGETKSEEKVEKANYLRQERRYGTFQRSVQLPANLQSDKAEACFENGVLTLTIPKAEQAKPKTIKVTTRK